The Cicer arietinum cultivar CDC Frontier isolate Library 1 chromosome 1, Cicar.CDCFrontier_v2.0, whole genome shotgun sequence genome contains the following window.
CCTCATGGGAACCAAAGGGTGTATAAATTATAGTCCCTATGTTGCATTGAGACAATTGGGTTATCCTATGAAAAAACCCCCAATAATGGATGTAACAAAATCTTTTGTTATTCATGGGCGAGATGGTTATGATNNNNNNNNNNNNNNNNNNNNNNNNNNNNNNNNNNNNNNNNNNNNNNNNNNNNNNNNNNNNNNNNNNNNNNNNNNNNNNNNNNNNNNNNNNNNNNNNNNNNNNNNNNNNNNNNNNNNNNNNNNNNNNNNNNNNNNNNNNNNNNNNNNNNNNNNNNNNNNNNNNNNNNNNNNNNNNNNNNNNNNNNNNNNNNNNNNNNNNNNNNNNNNNNNNNNNNNNNNNNNNNNNNNNNNNNNNNNNNNNNNNNNNNNNNNNNNNNNNNNNNNNNNNNNNNNNNNNNNNNNNNNNNNNNNNNNNNNNNNNNNNNNNNNNNNNNNNNNNNNNNNNNNNNNNNNNNNNNNNNNNNNNNNNNNNNNNNNNNNNNNNNNNNNNNNNNNNNNNNNNNNNNNNNNNNNNNNNNNNNNNNNNNNCTGAAGTAGTAacaacaaaatctttttttagtACTGAAGATTTAGAGGCCGACTTAGCTCTCAAAGGacaagaaattgaaaaattacaaaCAGAATTGGAGATGGCTTACCAGGCTTATAGAGATATGGAGTATAAGAATACCCAACAATCCCTTATCCTTGAGAATGTACAAAAAAGGGcaagagaggaagaagaaagcaAGGAGAGAACTCAAATCTATTTGTGGGGTGCGAATGAAGAGTTAAGACTCAGACGTCAAGAAAGGGATGATGCAGTGATTGAAGGTCTTAGGCTTAAAGAGTTGCTAAAGAAATTTGGGGAAAAGCATGAAATCATCCGTCGGCAAGAAGCAAATCTATAGCAACCTTGGAGATTGGTAAGAGCAGAATGCGAAAACAAGATCATGGTAGAAAGGAAATGCCAAGAAGAGATCATTGAAGCATACCGAGTTGAACTTGCAAGAAAAGAAGACGAGATGTATACACAAAAAGACACTATCGAGAGACTTGTTCAAGAAGGAATGTTTTGGATGGATCGTTTCTCCAAACTAGTTTATTTGACCAACTCTGCTATCGGAGAAATTCCACCATTATTAAGAGCTGCTGACGGGATGGCTAATCCTCTCTCTACCCCTCAAGAGATCTCCATTTTTATTGAACATTGTAAAAGTTTAATCgagcaaatgaaaaaattgatggctcattaaattttcaaatttcatgTTTAGATTTCTACTTTCGTTTTGTGGCAAAACTTGTATCTTACTTTttctcaataaattaaatttggccCCACTTTTGATCCCATGGCCCTCTCTTTATTGGTTAAGATATTCACAAACAAGCAATAAATATGTCTTTAACATTCATGCACAATTACATTTTCATACATCACATTGCATACTCATGCCATATTCTTTCACAGAAAAAATaacacaacaaacaaaaaatttggtgTTACGACACCGTTATCGGACACGATCCCAGTCAAAAATCATGGATGAGCTAGAGCAAACAGAAATAAGAGAAGATGTGAACCAGCTCAAGGGGCAAATGACCAAGATCTTGGAGATGTTACAAGCACTCGGAAATAGAAATGATGGGAATCCTTTGGTAGATGAGGGGGTGCCCCAAAACACTCTTGTTCACCCAACGGGCGTCACTCCACACCTTCACACCAATTATCAAGAAGGGAAGGCACAACAATTTCCACCTTATGGTCTTCCTCCAGGTTATACCCCACCCATAAACACTCATCTCCCCAACAACAGTACACTGGCTGTGGCTACAAATCCACAACATGGTACTGGCGAGTTCCCTCAAATGCAACCTTCACCCCTTACTTCGGGCTTTCCTGGCTCTTCATCGCAAGGAAAATCTACCGAAGCTACGCCGGTGATGTTAAACATACACCATGAACCTCGACTGCTCGAGGGCAATCAATCCCAAGAAAAATGGCAAGCCTTGGAAGAACGCTTGAGAGTTGTCGAAGGGGGAAACAATTATGGATTTGATGCTTCAGACCTATGCCTCGTTTTTGATGTTATCATacctccaaaattcaaattgcCTGAATTCGACAAATACAAGGGAACTACATGTCCCAAGAACCATCTTATTATGTATTGtcgaaaaatgggtttttgcGCCCATGACGAAAAACTGCTAATCCACTTCTTTCAAGACAGTTTGACAGGAGCTTCCCTGAGTTGGTATATGCACCTTGAGCGAGCTCATATCAGCTCTTGGAAAGATTTGGTGgatgcctttttgaaacaatacaaatataatctCGACATGGCTCCTGATAGAATACAGCTACAAAATATGACAAAAACGAGACAATGAAACATTCAAGGAATATGCCCAACGATGGAGAGAACTAGCTTCCGAGGTTGAACCCCCCTGTCTGAAAAATAAATGGTGACTATGTTCATAAACACTCTTCAACCTCCGTTTTATGACAAAATGATAGGAAGtgtttcatcaaatttttcagaTCTTGTCATCATAGGTGAAAGAGTAGAAATGGGATTGAAAAGTAGAAAGATTTCTTCCGGCTATACCggattaaataacacaaaaattGCCTGCAGGTGTGAATAAGAAAAAGGAGGAAGAAAGCCATTTTGTGGCGTCAAACCCAACTAATCATTCTTTTGTGCGTCGCCCTTACACCGCTGCAACTTCACAAATCTCAGGTACTCTAAGTCAACACTTACAAGGGAATCAAGATTCATATGAAAGTCAAGGGAAAAACTATCGTGGGAGGGAGTTCGTACATTTCGACCCAATCCCTCTAACCTATGCAGAGTTATTACCGCATCTGGTTATCAATTCTATGGTTGCACTATGTACAGGGGAAACTATAGAACCACCCTACCCGAAAGGATATGACTCGAACGCGGTGTGTGATTACCACTCTGGGGCTGTAGGACACTCTACTGAAAATTGCCTAGCTTTAAAGTTGAAGGTGCACGATTTGTTTAAGGCTAGATggttgaattttaaagaaaacaagCCTAGCGTGAAAAATAATCCTCTACCAGTCCATGGTGGGCCAATAGTGAATGCAATCAAAGAAAATCACCAATTAATAAAGGAGGTCGAGAAAATGGAACTGATTTTCTTTGAGTTATGTAAATTTGGGTTAATCCGAGGAAATGTTGATGGGAAAGCAAGATGCAATTTCCACCTCAATGAAGATCATTCCATGGAAGAATGCAATGAGTTCAAAAAAGAACTTCAAAAATTGATAAACATAGGCATCATTCAAATAGGTCGTTGGGAAAAGGATGACGGTATGATTGCAACTCAATTAGAAGAAAAACTTGGCATAACCATCCCAAAGCCATTGGTCATTCCTTTCACTAAAGTGGAAAGTATGAATGCACCCGGTGATTTGAGGACCTTAATAGTTCAGATACCAAGCCCTTTTTCATATAAAGACAACAAAGCCGTACCTTGGAACTATAATGTAGAGATACATCTAGCTAAACAGAAGAACAAAGATGTTTCTAGCTCTAAAACCACCATTGTCACGGACGTTTCAGGAATAGGAGGAATGACTAGAAATGGTCGGATATATTCCCCAGGAAAATCACAAAGAGAAATGATAGCGGTGTTTGAGAAGGCATGCACATATAAAGAGGAAAAGAAAGTCGAAAAGGAGAAAGTAGAAAATGAGAAAGAGATTTCTAATGAAGAAGCCCAAGAATTTCTCAAAATCATCAAACAGAGTGAATACAAAATAGTCGACCAACTCAACCATACTCCTACAAGGATTTCATTATTATCCCTATTGATGAATTATGAGTCCCACCGGAAGCTATTGATGAAAATACTAAATGAGGCTCATGTCACTCACGACATCACCGTGGACAAATTTGGaggcatcataaataacatcacAGCCAACAATCACCTAACTTTCACAGATGATGAGTTGCCGACCGAAGGGAGAgggcataataaagcactacacatatCAGTAATGTGCCTCGACCATATAATGTCAAGAGTCCTCATTGACAATGGCTCCTTGCTGAAGgtcatatcaaaatcaacattaGCAAAACTACCTTGTGATGGTACATATATGAGACCTAGTCCCATGGTTGTTAGAGCTTTCGACGGGAGTGGCAGAGAAGTAATGGGGGAAATCGATCTCCCAGTTCAAATAGGCCCGGTCACATTTGAAATCACGTTTCACGTGATGGATATTGTACCCGCTTATAGTTGCTTATTGGGGAGGCCATGGATCTATTCTGTCGGCGTAGTGCCGTCAACCTTACACCAAAAGCTGAAGTAtatgaaatgaccaattggtaaTCGTATCAGGAGAAGGAGATTTGTTGGTGAGTAATTTGTCCACCACA
Protein-coding sequences here:
- the LOC140918746 gene encoding uncharacterized protein, translated to MDELEQTEIREDVNQLKGQMTKILEMLQALGNRNDGNPLVDEGVPQNTLVHPTGVTPHLHTNYQEGKAQQFPPYGLPPGYTPPINTHLPNNSTLAVATNPQHGTGEFPQMQPSPLTSGFPGSSSQGKSTEATPVMLNIHHEPRLLEGNQSQEKWQALEERLRVVEGGNNYGFDASDLCLVFDVIIPPKFKLPEFDKYKGTTCPKNHLIMYCRKMGFCAHDEKLLIHFFQDSLTGASLSWYMHLERAHISSWKDLVDAFLKQYKYNLDMAPDRIQLQNMTKTRQ
- the LOC101491006 gene encoding uncharacterized protein, translated to MVTMFINTLQPPFYDKMIGSVSSNFSDLVIIGVNKKKEEESHFVASNPTNHSFVRRPYTAATSQISGTLSQHLQGNQDSYESQGKNYRGREFVHFDPIPLTYAELLPHLVINSMVALCTGETIEPPYPKGYDSNAVCDYHSGAVGHSTENCLALKLKVHDLFKARWLNFKENKPSVKNNPLPVHGGPIVNAIKENHQLIKEVEKMELIFFELCKFGLIRGNVDGKARCNFHLNEDHSMEECNEFKKELQKLINIGIIQIGRWEKDDGMIATQLEEKLGITIPKPLVIPFTKVESMNAPGDLRTLIVQIPSPFSYKDNKAVPWNYNVEIHLAKQKNKDVSSSKTTIVTDVSGIGGMTRNGRIYSPGKSQREMIAVFEKACTYKEEKKVEKEKVENEKEISNEEAQEFLKIIKQSEYKIVDQLNHTPTRISLLSLLMNYESHRKLLMKILNEAHVTHDITVDKFGGIINNITANNHLTFTDDELPTEGRGHNKALHISVMCLDHIMSRVLIDNGSLLKVISKSTLAKLPCDGTYMRPSPMVVRAFDGSGREVMGEIDLPVQIGPVTFEITFHVMDIVPAYSCLLGRPWIYSVGVVPSTLHQKLKYMK